From the Hymenobacter yonginensis genome, one window contains:
- a CDS encoding cation diffusion facilitator family transporter: protein MSAGSSKIAIYGAIGANVAIAISKFVAAFFTGSSAMLSEGIHSLVDSGNGLLILYGVKQSEKPADARHPFGRSKELYFWSLIVAVLVFSVGGGMSFYEGIEHLKHPAPITDPTWNYWVLGLSMLFEGISCFLAFREFNKTRGDAGFWATLGSSKDPSVFAILMEDLAALVGLTIALIGVYLGHALNNPYFDGGASICIGVLLVSVAIFLIYKTKGLLVGEGVDDETLDSLEAIARQQRGVEQVRRPLTMYMGPQDVVLALDVEFHDHLSAVEVEREVDALQDSIRAKHPEFKRIFIEAKGLTGKERGPLDSASVSPQI from the coding sequence ATGTCTGCCGGTTCTTCCAAGATTGCCATTTACGGGGCCATTGGGGCCAACGTCGCTATTGCCATCAGCAAGTTTGTGGCAGCTTTTTTCACCGGCAGCTCGGCCATGCTGTCCGAGGGCATTCACTCCCTGGTGGATAGTGGCAATGGCCTGCTGATCCTCTACGGCGTGAAGCAGTCGGAGAAGCCGGCCGATGCCCGCCATCCGTTCGGACGCAGCAAGGAGCTGTATTTCTGGTCGCTGATTGTGGCCGTGCTAGTGTTTTCGGTAGGCGGCGGCATGTCGTTCTACGAAGGCATCGAGCACCTCAAGCACCCCGCCCCCATCACTGACCCCACCTGGAACTACTGGGTGCTGGGCCTCTCGATGTTGTTTGAAGGTATTTCCTGCTTCTTGGCGTTCCGCGAGTTCAACAAAACCCGCGGCGACGCGGGCTTCTGGGCCACGCTGGGCAGCAGCAAGGATCCCTCGGTTTTTGCTATCCTGATGGAAGACTTGGCCGCCCTGGTCGGCCTCACCATTGCCCTGATCGGCGTGTACCTCGGGCACGCCCTCAACAACCCGTATTTCGACGGCGGCGCCTCCATCTGCATCGGCGTACTGCTAGTATCGGTGGCCATTTTCCTGATCTATAAAACCAAAGGCCTGCTGGTGGGCGAAGGCGTGGACGACGAAACCCTCGACAGCCTCGAAGCCATTGCGCGGCAGCAGCGCGGCGTGGAGCAGGTGCGCCGGCCCCTCACCATGTACATGGGCCCGCAGGATGTGGTGCTGGCCCTCGACGTGGAGTTTCACGACCACCTGTCGGCCGTGGAGGTGGAACGTGAGGTAGACGCGCTGCAGGACAGCATCCGGGCCAAACACCCCGAGTTCAAGCGCATTTTCATCGAGGCCAAAGGGCTGACCGGCAAGGAGCGCGGGCCGCTGGACAGCGCATCGGTATCACCGCAGATTTAG
- a CDS encoding glycoside hydrolase family 1 protein — translation MSVATARSNPFHSFWMAGYECTDQLNAFGHRVDFLPLTGHLQFIDDDYQALHQHQLGTVREGIRWSQIEKTPYQYDWSTVRQMLAAGQRHGIQQVWDICHFGYPDDLTPLHPLFARRFAALCRAFVAFYREVSPEGELIVTPINEVSFMSWLGGDVRGTSPYCVGQGWEVKRGLMRAYIEGVAAMRELDPSVRILTTEPLVNIVPRAGASRQERQRAAEFHDNQFQSVDMLAGRLCPELGGRPEYIDMLGFNFYYDNQWELDPHCRIPWADVPADPRWQPLRHLLAAAHRRYNCPVVLTETSHPGVDRPLWIRMIGEECAAALRMGVPLWGVCLYPIVDRPDWDFPEREWHRSGLWDAVLRPDAPPLRVLHAPYAEALAEAQQVVAEAAPELAGSLALSLS, via the coding sequence ATGTCTGTTGCTACTGCCCGCTCCAATCCGTTTCACTCGTTCTGGATGGCCGGCTACGAATGCACCGATCAGCTCAACGCCTTCGGCCACCGGGTTGATTTTCTGCCCCTGACCGGCCACCTGCAGTTCATCGACGACGATTACCAGGCCCTGCACCAGCACCAGCTGGGCACCGTGCGCGAAGGCATCCGCTGGAGCCAGATCGAGAAAACGCCCTACCAGTACGACTGGAGCACCGTGCGCCAGATGCTGGCTGCCGGCCAGCGCCACGGCATCCAGCAGGTCTGGGACATCTGCCACTTCGGCTACCCCGACGACCTCACGCCACTGCACCCGCTGTTTGCCCGGCGCTTTGCGGCGCTGTGCCGCGCCTTCGTGGCTTTCTACCGCGAAGTGAGCCCCGAGGGCGAGCTGATTGTGACGCCCATCAACGAGGTGAGCTTTATGAGCTGGCTGGGCGGCGACGTGCGCGGCACCTCGCCCTACTGCGTGGGGCAGGGCTGGGAAGTGAAGCGCGGCCTGATGCGGGCCTACATTGAGGGCGTGGCCGCCATGCGCGAGCTGGACCCCAGCGTCCGGATTCTGACCACCGAGCCCCTTGTCAATATTGTGCCGCGGGCCGGGGCCAGCCGCCAGGAGCGCCAGCGCGCCGCCGAGTTTCACGACAACCAGTTCCAGAGCGTGGACATGCTGGCCGGGCGGCTGTGTCCCGAGCTGGGCGGCCGCCCCGAGTATATCGATATGCTGGGCTTCAACTTCTACTACGACAACCAGTGGGAACTGGACCCGCACTGCCGCATTCCGTGGGCCGACGTGCCCGCCGACCCACGCTGGCAGCCGCTGCGCCACCTGCTGGCCGCCGCCCACCGCCGCTACAATTGCCCGGTGGTGCTCACCGAAACCAGCCACCCCGGCGTAGACCGACCCCTCTGGATTCGGATGATTGGCGAAGAATGTGCCGCCGCGCTGCGTATGGGCGTGCCGCTGTGGGGCGTGTGCCTCTACCCTATCGTGGACCGGCCCGACTGGGACTTTCCGGAGCGGGAGTGGCACCGCTCGGGCCTCTGGGATGCCGTGCTGCGGCCCGACGCGCCCCCGCTGCGGGTGCTGCACGCGCCCTACGCCGAGGCCCTGGCTGAAGCGCAGCAGGTGGTGGCCGAGGCCGCGCCGGAGCTGGCTGGTTCGCTGGCGCTTTCTTTATCTTAG
- a CDS encoding phospholipase D-like domain-containing protein has translation MNPRPNSPTDLLQHFQRAFADSTLSPDEARQLRQRLTERAQHPAGLADLRHRLFGLARDRFNNFQDKAVVEWLEAASALLLPAPAPAAARATHAEVYFSPNDDCVAAIRRFLGQAACQLDICVFTIADDRLTDAVLAAHRRGVRVRLLTDNDKLHDRGSDVRQLHAAGLPIRVDRTDNHMHHKFAVADNRTVLTGSYNWTRSAAELNLENLLISDDETLVKRYTGEFNKLWDALEEFRG, from the coding sequence ATGAACCCACGGCCCAACTCCCCCACCGACCTGCTCCAGCACTTCCAGCGCGCCTTCGCCGATTCCACCCTCTCGCCCGACGAGGCCCGGCAGCTGCGCCAGCGCCTCACCGAGCGCGCCCAGCACCCGGCCGGCCTCGCCGATTTGCGCCACCGCCTGTTCGGGCTGGCCCGCGACCGGTTCAACAACTTTCAGGATAAGGCCGTGGTGGAATGGCTGGAGGCGGCCAGCGCCCTGCTGCTGCCAGCTCCCGCGCCGGCGGCAGCCCGCGCCACGCACGCCGAGGTGTATTTCAGCCCCAACGACGACTGCGTGGCGGCCATCCGGCGGTTTCTGGGGCAGGCCGCGTGCCAGCTCGATATCTGCGTGTTCACGATTGCAGATGACCGCCTGACCGACGCCGTGCTGGCCGCCCACCGGCGCGGCGTGCGCGTGCGCCTGCTCACCGACAACGACAAGCTCCACGACCGGGGCTCCGACGTGCGCCAGCTACACGCCGCCGGCCTCCCCATCCGCGTCGACCGCACCGACAACCATATGCACCACAAGTTCGCCGTGGCCGACAACCGCACCGTGCTGACCGGCTCATACAACTGGACCCGCTCCGCCGCCGAACTGAACCTGGAAAATCTGCTCATCAGCGACGACGAAACGCTGGTGAAGCGCTATACCGGTGAGTTCAACAAGTTGTGGGACGCGCTGGAGGAATTCCGGGGCTAG